The DNA segment TATCTGCCTCACCATCCCGTGTTCAAAGCCGCTAGCTCCACAACAAAGGTTCGCGTGGTATTTGATGGTTCAGCTAAGACGTCCACCGGCTTTTCGCTAAACGAGGCGTTATGCGTCGGCCCTGTCGTGCAGGACGATCTGCTCGACATAATTTTGCGCTTCCGCACATATAAGGTAGCCGTTGTTGGAGATATTGCGAAAATGTATCGACAAGTATTGCTCCATCCTAACGACCGGAAATTTGTACGCATTTGCTTTCGATTTTCGCCTCACTCGCCAATCGAATATTTTGAGCTGAATACGGTTACTTATGGCTTAGCCCCCTCATCATTCTTGGCAACCAGAACATTGCTGCAGCTTGCAAACGATGAGGGCGCCTCTTGTCCcaatgctgcagctgcttTGAAAACTAACTTCTACGTTGACGATTTCATCGGTGGTGCTGATTCCATCGGAAATGCTCGCCAGTTGCGAATCGAGCTTTCTCAATTGCTCGCCAAAGGCGGCTTCGAGCTGCGAAAGTGGACATCCAATCAGCTCGAGGTGCTCGCCGGTTTAAATGCGGATCAAATCGGCACACAGTCAGCGCGGCAATTCTTACCACACGAGACGGTAAAGGCTCTTGGTGTTTCATGGGAGCCAGAGCATGACGTTTTATCCTTCGAATCCGCAATATCCAGTGATGTGTCCATTCCGACAAAGCGATCCATTCTATCCAACGTAGCTCGCATGTTCGATCCGCTGGGCCTGATCTCCCCGATTGTCATTCGAGCCAAGATGATGATGCAGGAATTATGGTTGCAGAAAGCTGGTTGGGACGAGTATGTTCCAGATACTATCtggaagaaatggaaaacaatacaaGAGGATTGGCAACTCATCTCTAAATTCAAGGTTAGTCGTTATGCGCTTCTACCTGGTGCGCGTATTCAGCTACATACCTTCTGTGATGCATCGGAGGCAGCATATGGAGCCTGCATTTATGCGCGTTGTGAAGGCGAAGGTGGGCAGATTCGCATAACGTTGCTTTCTTCCAAATCGCGTGTGGCACCGCTCAAGCGCGTCACACTACCCCGCCTTGAACTATGCGCTGCGGTAGTAGGAGCACACCTGCATCACCGAGTAAAGAAGGCGATGGGGACCAACGTTGCAGAATCTTTCTTTTGGTCGGATTCCACCATCACCTTAACCTGGATCAGCGCCACACCCAACACATGGGCAACGTTTGTGGCTAACCGGGTATCTGAAGTGCAGCATTACTCACACCCGCGGCAGTGGAGACATGTACCCGGCGCGTCTAATCCTGCTGACCTGGTTTCACGAGGCATGTCAGCCACTGATTTCCTGAAAAGCAAACTGTGGAGCTTCGGTCCGGATTGGCTATCTTTGCCCGCTTCCATCTGGCCCAACTCTAACCCGGAACCAGCCAACGAAACGAATCTAGAGATTCGCCAGGTGAGTGCTGCCGTTGTAAACACAACCACTAATCACCCTTGGTTTGCGTTGTGTTCTAGCTACAAGCGATTGCTGCGTATCGTATCATACTGCATTCGCTTCACACGTAACGCTAAGGAAAAGGCACGCACTCAGcgaacagcagcacagcacccCGCACCTTTAATCGTCACACCCGAGTACAtggaaacaacaaacactgTGTTAAGCCGCCTAGCACAGCAGGATGCATTTTCAGCTGAACTCGGGCAGCTCAAAAAGGGAAACGAAGTCATGAGGCAATCACCTTTACGTGCACTAAGTCCATTCCTTGACGAACAAGGGATCATCCGTGTAGGTGGACGTTTACGACTATCTCAACTTCCCTACCAAGCGAAGCATCCTGTTTTGCTTCCCAAGAAACATCCGTTCGCGCAATTGATCGCAAAGTATCAACACGAGGAGCTTCGTCATGGAGGAGAAAGGCTGCTCCTATCTCGAATTCGCGAAGAGTTTTGGCCGTTAGATGGAAGGCATCTTGTTAAGCACATTGTGCAGAATTGTTTTCGGTGCATTCGACAGCGACCGACACTTGAACAGCAACAACTTGGACAGCTTCCAGCGCAGCGCATCACTCCCAGCCGGCCTTTTAGTGTTACCGGAGTGGATTACGCCGGTCCATTATACCTGAAGCCAGCCCATAAACGAGCCGCCCCGGGAAAATGCTACctctgcgtgtttgtgtgtttttccactAAGGCCGCACACTTGGAGCTGGTAAGTGATCTAACTACTGCTGGTTTTTTAGCTGCATTACACAGATTCACAGCACGACGCGGTTTACcggcacacatacattcaGACAACGGGAAAAACTTCGAAGGCGCGGCGAGGAAGCTTCACGAGCTGTTCGAAATGTTTCGCGATGAACAGCAGCTACATCTAATTGTGACAGATTGCACTAACCGCGGCATCAATTGGCACTTCACCCCTCCCAAGGCACCACATTTCGGCGGATTGTGGGAAGCAGCTGTGAAGACCGCCAAGCGACACCTTTTTCGGCAGTTAGGCAGCACGCGACTATCCTACGAAGGCTACACAACTGTCCTACATCAGATTGAGGCGGCGATGAACTCGCGTCCTCTCCTACCTATGTCAGACGACCCTAACGAGCTATCGGCACTTACCCCAGCGCATTTCCTCGTGGGCACATCGATGCATGCTGTCCCCGAGCCGGACTACACCCATCTTCGTTCCTGCACCCTCAGCGACTTGCAGAAGTGGCAAGTAATGGTGCAGCGCTTCTGGAAGCACTGGACGACGGAATACCTGCAAGAGATGCAACGTGATAACACCATGGCGAAGAGGAACGACAGCATCTTTCCTGGCAGACTGGTTATCCTGAAGGATGATTTCCTCCCCCCAACCCGTTGGCCACTCGCACGTATCGTACAGGTGCACACCGGAGACGACAAGCTGACACGGGTAGTAACACTGAAAACATCAAAAGGTATCGTAACTCGTCCGATAACAAAAATTTGTATCTTACCTGTGGCAGAGGCCGACGAGAGCACATGCACCTaatttctgtttattttgattgtttttgttttgtttgttgacttGCGTCAAGGGGGGGAGGATGTTCAGGCACAGCCCTGTCACTTCATATCgtgcttaacgaaacacgaacattcttcgttcaatttcgagtgttcggctcgatcgagtagtttataaataacagTGTATGTCGCGAATAAACTCTCTcttccaattttgctgcacaacgaataactgctggtaaatattaatataaagtttgaaagttacaccgaaaggcggaaaataaattatccgaaataGTGAGATTAAACACACTgttttatctatctcttacGTATTTTTTACAAATCGCAAAAAACAACTGTCGATATATGGTGGTAGGCCCCTgtataaaaatgttttattacataTCGTagtagaattttaaaaatcccaTCTAGACTTTTTACAATCAAAAATTTGTTGTAACTCCAACACTCCAACCGACCGTGCCGCATATTTTGAGTAGATACTtatgtctttttcttttctttcaaatgttgtattgCAGTTAAATTTGATTTCTTGATGTCTGAAAACATATTGAATATAACATTGAAATCATCTTGTTTAAAATGATACAAACCACTACAAGCAAACGGAATAGAATTCCCTGGCTGAAAGATATCAACGGCTCCAGACCATCGGCTCTGGACTAACGTTACAATAGAGACGGCATTGTAGGATAgcgtaaaaaataaatctggacaaaaatgtcccatatggcggttctagaataaaaatgatttttttaaagatatggattacaattatttttattagcgCTTTCAAAAgatcgttcaaaataaataaaagtcagaaaatttcaatggtttgtaacgacggcaagcggaataacacccctttttcgagtgcgatgggacaaaaaagtcccatcggcggttctagtgttaaaccggctccggaaccgTGGATGCGGagtcgttggtgcggagccggctccggagccactGGAGCCACTTATCAGcttcggagtcgtgggtgcggagccggctccaaAATTGTCTGGTACCGTTCGGAGCTGgtttaaaaaacacaaaataagcACATCTTATAGATCGTcaacatatatttttatacaacaagcaaaacatgcaaaaaatatataactTTTGAGAGAAACGTAAGTAAAACTTAGAAATAGACATCAGCatcctttcaaaacttgcGGCCTGGCCCGTTGGGGTGTTGGAGTTACAATATATTTTAGATTGAAAAATATCTTTGTTGCGTAAGATCTCATGGTGAAGTTATCAAAATAGTCATAGTTACAGTTAGCTGACCTATATACGATCAGCAACTTAATAGCATATAAGAGATGAGAACCTAAATAAAGTAAACGCATTCGAACACAAACCTCAGAATTCTTAATAGTCGGAGGCACTCTCCGGTCGACGAAGGAAAGATATACCCGACTCGGTGTAAAGCACTGGCGTTCTGCGCTGCGACGGAGCAACGCATCCGCCAGCAGCATTAATCttgataggatttttaaaattctaatattaCTACGATatgtaataaaacattacaTACAAGACAGTTTTATTCAAAACTAACAAGTAATTCAAAATATATACTGTTGTGACAGAACAACGGTCCGACgaaaggtaaacaaaaaagataaagagaCAGGGAATGAAGGGAAACGGCCTTTATTCGGGATTAAGACGAGATTGAGAGAGTGTGTTTTCGAGAGAAAGTAGAAAGGTATGATAGCGGATGGCCGCGGAGAACATAATTCTCTTTCGAACCAgtagggatttttttttttttgttatttgttttttgtcaaATAAAATCTCAAATCTTTTTGTCAAATCAAATGTTATTTGTGCCCGACATGTCAGgttgatgacgatcacaaatgacattaaactcacggcacatacgaataaacggatcagaggagccaaaaCGAGTACGGCGTTCCTCCACGTCAAGTAGCGATCTAGCTCGGAGCGATCTCGGCGGGACATACATGTTGAGCCTCGAAAGAAGTGCGGGCGAGTCGATCCGATTGTAAAGAAGTCCCGCGACAAACAGCCTCTGAGCGTTGCAGTTCCGCTGCTTCAGTGTCTCGATGCCAAGCAACGCACAGCGTCCCTCATAGTCAAGTTGGACACTCCAGGAGCGCAAAGCGAACCGCGTGAATTTGCGCTGGATCGACTCTAAACGAGCTAGGGGGCGAGCAGCTGTAGGCCACCATACTACTGAAGCGTATTCTAGCACTGGTCGCACCAAAGCACAGTAGAGCGTCTTGATGCAGACCGGGTCAGTGATGTctcgtgctatttgttttagtaagccGATCAATTGGTTATCCTTAGTGACAACGTGCTCTAGCTGGTTGTGGAAGCTCAActtttcgtcaaggagcacTCCTAGATCCGTGACACAGCTTTTGCGCCCAATGGTAGATCCATTCAACGCATAGTCATACACTAAGGGGTACCGCTTTCTCGCAAACGTAACGACAACACACTTCTCGACGCAcaattcaagaccattcaaagagCACCATGACTGGAAGGCACTTAGAATGGCTTGAAGGCGGAGTTGATCTGACCGGTCACGGATAGGCAGGAACAGCTTCGCGTCGTCCGCATACAGTAGGTGGCTGTCAGGAGGGAGCAACCGTGTTACGTCATTGAGGAAAATGACAAACAACAGCGGTCCAAGGTTACTCCCCTGCGGCACCCCCGAAGAAGCATCGATACGGCGCGACGTATGGGGTCCCATCTTCACGCAGTATGTGCGACCATCAAGATAGGAACGCATCCAGGCCAGCAGCTGCACAGGTAGGCCAAGCGTTTCGAGCTTTGCGAGCAGCAAGGCGAACGGAACGCTATCGAAGGCAGCCTTGATGTCCGTATAGACTGCGTCGATCTGCGAGCCGGCATCGATGGTCCTATGGCAGAGGCTAACGAACTCAAccaggttggtggtggttgaacgCTGAGGGACAAATCCATGTTGAGCTGCGCTAATGTAGTTCGAGGAAGCTGCGAAGAGAGGTTGGTACACCAGGAGCTCGAAGACCTTAGCGCAGGCACAAAGCGATGTAATGCCACAGTAATTACATGCATTTGATTTGTCCCCCTTTTTGTGCACTGGAACAAGCCACAAAGTTTTCCAGCAGGCAGGATAGATGCCCAAACGCAGCGAGTCGCGAAAAATTGAGGCCAGGATAGGCGCGATGGTGATACCACAACGCTTAAGTGTGGAAGCCGGGATCCCGTCATACCCTGGAGCAAACGaagtgtagcatatctgcatAAAGTGAGTTTCGTCAAGTGAGAATGAGCACGGTAGGAAATGATGAGTAGCGGGTGAGTTGCCACTCGCGTGAGTGGCAATCAtagaaaaattataaattggGCAACATAATGAATACACTTTCTCTTGCACTTTGGAAATTCAAACACATCGGTAAATATTCAGCCCACGCAAAATTATATACGAAACATTCGCGATCGTTcatggtgccgtgaccaggattgtGCGAATATCTGGTTTTTAAATCGCAAGTTTCGATAATTGCATCGAGGTTTCGTTTCACCGCTTGTGCCACACACTGTAATTGCAAACACCCACATCCACTAACATAATGGCCACACCCCCCGTTGTTTTGGCGTCCCGGTGGACTGTTTTATTGGGAATTCTCTCGCGATACGAGAAATTCATGAAGGATTTCATCCCTGAACGGGATCAAGTAGAGGTGGAAATACGCGCAAAAAGGTTCGATAAGCTGTGTGCGGATTTGAAAGCTGTGCAGCAACAATTGGAAGATTCTGCCGACACTCCGGAAGAAGTGTCGCAAAATGCTACACTCAGGGAAAATTTTGAGGATAGATTAATTCTCGTGCAATCCCAGCTGCAAGCAAGATTACCAAAAGAGCAGTTTCAAAATGCCCAACCGAGTACCGGAGCGAATCCGTTAAAGGGCATCAAACTTCCTATCATTGCGCTGCCTGAATTCACGGGGGACTATATGCAATGGTTGACATTCCGCGATACTTTTGAGTACTTAATTCATAATAATGTGGATTCACCGGCTATTCAAAAATTTCACTATTTGCGCGCCGCGGTTAAAGGAGAACCGGCTCAAGTGATAGAATCCATCACCATAAGTGCAGCTATTTATGATTTAGCATGGAACACTCTAACGGAGCGATACTCGAATGAATACCTCCTTAAAAAACGCCATTTGCAAGCAATGTTTGCCATCCCAGCTGTACAAAAGGAAAGCGTTGCCACATTGCACCACCTTGTAGATGAATTTGAAAGACACACAAAGATTTTGCAACACTTaggagaagaaacaaatacaTGGGGTAGCATTCTCGAGCATTTGTAATGCACTAAACTTCCGATAATAACTTTACGCGATTGGGAGGAGCAAGCATCAAGCAATAACGATCCCAGTTAGGACAGTTTGATTTCGTTCTTGCACCGTCGTATGCGTGTATTGGAGAGGTTGCTTGTCAACAACTGTCATACGTCACAGGGTAACGACCTAGCTACCGTACGAAGAATGACATTTCCTCACCAATCCAGTTTTGCTTGTACATCGCATGAAATGCCGAATTGCATGCTATGCAACTCCGCGCACAACCTTCTGAAATGTCCGCGTTTCGAGCGGATGGACCCGAAGGAACGCCATCGTTTTGCTATGACCTCGCGTTTGTGCTTAAATTGTTTACGGGATAATCATATGGCTCGAGATTGTCCATCACAGTACAAATGCCGTTACTGTAATGccgcacaccacacaaaatTGCACTACGCACATAACAGCCAAGGTTCCACTACACCACAGCATCACGCTCACCATAACCCAACCTTCACTGCACctcagca comes from the Anopheles coluzzii chromosome 2, AcolN3, whole genome shotgun sequence genome and includes:
- the LOC125906451 gene encoding uncharacterized protein LOC125906451, translating into MCSRRPLPQCYYPCQLVVSGVHLYDTCEWPTGWGEEIILQDNQSARKDAVVPLRHGVITLHLLQVFRRPVLPEALHHYLPLLQVAEGAGTKMGVVRLGDSMHRCAHEEMRWGKCR